One genomic segment of Myxococcales bacterium includes these proteins:
- the yidD gene encoding membrane protein insertion efficiency factor YidD: MIARLLLVLIRGYQLAISPLLPPACRFEPSCSRYAAGCVAKHGAARGALLSLLRVCKCHPLHRGGYDPVPATFRWRSRTDAATPPSTEPTV, encoded by the coding sequence ATGATCGCCCGCCTGCTCCTCGTCCTGATTCGCGGCTACCAGCTCGCGATCTCGCCGCTCCTACCGCCGGCGTGTCGCTTCGAGCCGTCGTGCTCTCGTTACGCGGCCGGCTGCGTCGCGAAACACGGCGCAGCCCGCGGCGCCTTGCTTTCGCTGCTGCGCGTGTGTAAGTGCCACCCGCTGCATCGGGGCGGCTATGACCCGGTGCCCGCCACCTTCCGGTGGCGGTCCCGAACCGACGCAGCAACGCCGCCCTCCACCGAACCGACCGTCTGA
- a CDS encoding membrane protein insertase YidC, protein MAKVLVGILQFFHDHVTLQNWGLAIILMTVCLRTALFPLSVKQIRTSFAMRRLKPEVDALNVKFADDPQAKNMAMMELWRKHGVNPLGGCLPQMAQMPVWFAMYTTLQTAVEMYHTKFLWFQDLSAPDRFFVLPVILGALMILQQRLVPMQGMDPMQQKMMTYLMPAVFMIMMLFLPAALGVYMMTNSVLGIVQQLVVERFAPKSGSAPPGEIGVKPLGKDKGQKPGSSLGKEKASV, encoded by the coding sequence GTGGCGAAGGTTCTCGTCGGCATTCTGCAGTTCTTCCACGACCACGTGACGCTCCAGAACTGGGGCCTCGCGATCATCCTGATGACGGTGTGCCTCCGCACCGCGCTCTTCCCGCTCTCGGTGAAGCAGATCAGGACGAGCTTCGCGATGCGTCGCCTCAAGCCCGAGGTCGACGCGCTCAACGTGAAGTTTGCCGACGATCCGCAGGCCAAAAACATGGCCATGATGGAGCTCTGGCGGAAACACGGCGTGAACCCCCTCGGCGGCTGCTTGCCGCAGATGGCGCAAATGCCCGTGTGGTTCGCGATGTACACGACGCTCCAGACGGCCGTCGAGATGTACCACACGAAGTTTTTGTGGTTCCAAGACCTGTCGGCGCCAGACCGCTTCTTCGTCTTGCCGGTCATCTTGGGCGCGCTCATGATCCTCCAGCAACGGCTCGTGCCGATGCAGGGCATGGACCCGATGCAACAGAAAATGATGACCTACCTGATGCCAGCGGTCTTCATGATCATGATGCTGTTTCTGCCGGCAGCCCTTGGCGTATACATGATGACCAACAGCGTGCTCGGCATCGTCCAGCAGCTGGTGGTCGAGCGCTTCGCTCCCAAATCAGGCTCGGCACCGCCGGGCGAAATTGGGGTGAAGCCGCTCGGCAAGGACAAGGGCCAAAAGCCCGGGTCCTCTCTCGGAAAGGAAAAGGCGAGTGTCTGA
- a CDS encoding KH domain-containing protein, whose amino-acid sequence MSDVTDTTTVSDSPNAPAGTSIDGQTDRALAFVRTLLEKMDMNAEVVVAPDDGEGEGEEIRLEIEGPDAGRIIGKRGSVLEAIQYLTMRVVQRLGEPRRHISVDAEGYRARHEEQLSAMAKKLAERVAAEGKVITFDPMSPRDRRVVHMAVKDMPGVRTESSGEGSDRRVQLIPTSPRAASAAPAAGAAPAPPARPSGGGGRGPGGGGGRPGGGGGRGPGGPRKPREPRS is encoded by the coding sequence GTGTCTGACGTCACCGACACGACCACGGTCAGCGATTCTCCCAATGCCCCGGCGGGCACATCGATCGATGGACAAACGGACCGAGCGCTCGCGTTCGTTCGCACGCTCCTCGAGAAGATGGACATGAACGCCGAGGTCGTCGTCGCCCCCGACGATGGCGAAGGCGAAGGCGAGGAGATCCGCCTCGAGATCGAAGGGCCCGACGCAGGCCGCATCATCGGCAAGCGCGGCTCGGTCCTCGAAGCCATCCAGTACCTCACGATGCGCGTCGTGCAGCGGCTCGGCGAACCGCGTCGCCACATCTCCGTCGACGCGGAAGGCTACCGGGCGCGCCACGAAGAACAGCTCTCGGCCATGGCCAAGAAGCTCGCCGAGCGCGTCGCCGCGGAAGGCAAGGTCATCACCTTCGATCCGATGTCGCCGCGCGATCGACGCGTCGTGCACATGGCCGTCAAGGACATGCCCGGCGTCCGCACGGAGTCGAGCGGCGAAGGCTCGGACCGGCGCGTGCAACTCATCCCCACGTCCCCCCGAGCTGCCAGCGCCGCGCCCGCGGCCGGTGCAGCTCCTGCCCCGCCCGCGCGACCCTCGGGCGGCGGCGGACGCGGTCCCGGCGGTGGCGGTGGTCGGCCCGGCGGTGGCGGCGGGCGTGGTCCTGGCGGCCCGCGCAAGCCGCGCGAACCGCGCAGCTGA
- a CDS encoding SLBB domain-containing protein: MSVLEWTRRRLHLAEAPRPIDALREGGARGVSGLPIAWEDGVRTFYDQLHELQTACVGTACASARHALSGNGGSAETPGIHCLGRCYEAPASILTRARPIPRCSLAPTPVVLRHVLGPTRPLDDYGLPDGETILARLEASGLRGRGGAAYPTAAKWRVAARTEAPDRFVVANGDEGDPGSYVDRLLLEEAPHSVLAGMLACARAIGASRGIVFVRGEYPEAAKRVSVAIEEATATGALDGFAVSVLVGAGSYVAGEETALLRSIEGLRAEPSPKPPFPAERGLYGLPTVVQNIETLSVVPAIVRAETPAGQTGARSEGRAKAVCVSGAVVSPGVVEIELGTPLRDVLVAGAGGAPAGRSWKMALVGGPMGRVVAAHEFDVALSYDALPGMGHGGIVVFDETVRIRRLAEHLFAFAASESCGACTPCRVGTAKLKEMPTLADLERLMETLEMGSMCGFGQGAPRPIRDLVRLYGSEVLA; the protein is encoded by the coding sequence ATGAGCGTGCTCGAGTGGACAAGGCGCCGATTGCACCTCGCCGAGGCGCCGCGGCCCATCGATGCGCTGCGCGAGGGCGGCGCGCGCGGTGTCTCGGGACTCCCCATCGCCTGGGAAGACGGGGTCCGTACATTTTATGATCAACTGCATGAATTGCAGACGGCCTGCGTAGGCACCGCTTGCGCAAGCGCACGGCACGCGCTCTCCGGCAACGGCGGGAGCGCCGAGACGCCAGGGATCCATTGCCTGGGTCGGTGTTACGAAGCGCCGGCGAGTATCCTCACGCGCGCGCGGCCGATTCCGCGGTGCTCGCTTGCGCCCACGCCGGTCGTCTTGCGTCACGTGCTCGGCCCCACACGCCCCCTCGACGACTACGGCTTGCCCGACGGCGAGACCATCCTCGCGCGACTCGAGGCGTCGGGGCTCCGCGGGCGCGGCGGCGCGGCCTACCCGACGGCGGCCAAATGGCGCGTCGCGGCGCGCACCGAAGCGCCCGATCGGTTCGTGGTCGCCAACGGCGATGAGGGCGATCCCGGCTCGTACGTCGACCGGCTCTTGCTCGAAGAGGCGCCGCACTCGGTCCTCGCCGGCATGCTTGCCTGTGCACGAGCCATCGGCGCGTCGCGAGGCATCGTATTTGTGCGGGGCGAATACCCAGAGGCGGCCAAGCGCGTCTCCGTCGCCATCGAAGAGGCGACGGCCACGGGCGCGCTCGATGGCTTCGCGGTGAGCGTTCTCGTGGGCGCGGGCTCCTACGTCGCCGGCGAAGAAACAGCGCTCCTTCGTTCCATCGAAGGGCTGCGCGCCGAGCCGAGTCCCAAACCTCCCTTCCCCGCCGAGCGAGGCCTCTACGGCCTGCCGACGGTCGTTCAAAACATCGAGACGCTCTCCGTCGTGCCAGCCATCGTGCGCGCCGAAACGCCCGCCGGGCAAACTGGAGCACGCAGCGAAGGGCGCGCCAAAGCGGTGTGCGTGTCGGGCGCCGTCGTGAGCCCCGGGGTCGTCGAGATCGAGCTCGGGACGCCGCTTCGCGACGTTCTTGTCGCAGGCGCCGGCGGCGCGCCCGCGGGCCGGTCGTGGAAGATGGCGCTCGTCGGCGGGCCGATGGGGCGCGTCGTGGCGGCGCACGAGTTCGACGTTGCCTTGTCATACGACGCGCTGCCGGGCATGGGTCACGGCGGCATCGTCGTCTTCGACGAGACGGTGCGGATCCGGAGGCTTGCCGAGCACCTCTTTGCCTTCGCGGCCAGCGAGTCCTGCGGCGCTTGCACGCCGTGCCGAGTGGGCACGGCCAAGCTGAAGGAGATGCCTACGCTCGCGGACCTTGAACGGCTCATGGAGACTCTGGAGATGGGGAGCATGTGCGGTTTCGGTCAAGGGGCGCCGCGCCCCATTCGTGATCTCGTGCGTCTCTACGGCAGCGAGGTGCTCGCGTGA